One segment of Meriones unguiculatus strain TT.TT164.6M chromosome X, Bangor_MerUng_6.1, whole genome shotgun sequence DNA contains the following:
- the LOC132650089 gene encoding protein BTG1-like, which yields MIGEICAAATFISKFLSTKGLRSEQQLQTFSQSLQEVLAEHYKHHWFPEKPCKGSGYRCLRINHQMDPLIGQAAQQIGLSSQELFRLLPSELTLWVDPYEVSYRIGEDGSICVLYEASPAGSSSQNSTNVQMVDSRSSCKEEPLLGRTSPSKNYNIMTVSG from the coding sequence ATGATAGGGGAGATCTGTGCTGCAGCGACCTTCATCTCCAAATTCCTCAGCACCAAGGGGCTCAGGAGCGAACAACAGCTTCAGACCTTCAGCCAGAGCCTGCAGGAAGTGCTGGCAGAACATTATAAACACCACTGGTTCCCAGAGAAGCCCTGCAAGGGATCAGGTTACAGGTGTCTTCGCATCAACCATCAGATGGATCCTCTGATTGGACAGGCAGCCCAGCAGATTGGACTGAGCAGTCAAGAGTTGTTCAGGCTTCTCCCAAGTGAACTCACGCTCTGGGTTGACCCCTACGAAGTGTCCTACAGGATTGGAGAGGATGGCTCCATCTGTGTTCTGTATGAAGCCTCGCCAGCAGGTAGTAGCTCTCAAAACAGCACCAACGTGCAAATGGTAGACAGCAGAAGCAGTTGCAAAGAGGAACCTCTCTTGGGCAGAACAAGCCCTTCTAAAAACTACAATATAATGACAGTATCAGGTTAA